In Mytilus edulis chromosome 13, xbMytEdul2.2, whole genome shotgun sequence, a single window of DNA contains:
- the LOC139501834 gene encoding uncharacterized protein, translating into MACFKLTILSITVFIGLLNGPVLVSCQFPAPPGLGPPTFVPQGGRLNILPIPVPRPVPVEGRRSDERRTVLLLEDDGLQDGGFGGIFEMLLPLLLISGLLMSLGIGVTTTTASTTTMSTATTTAATSVAVTTAAAATTAAVATTAAVTTVGTTAVAPAPAP; encoded by the exons ATGGCGTGTTTCAAGCTGACCATCCTTTCCATAACGGTTTTTATTGGATTATTGAATGGTCCTGTCCTAGTTAGCTGTCAGTTTCCAGCACCACCAGGATTAGGACCTCCCACTTTCGTTCCTCAAGGTGGCAGGCTCAATATATTGCCTATACCTGTACCTAGACCAGTTCCTGTTGAGGGGAGACGTTCTGATGAAAGACGAACAGTTTTACTGCTCGAAGATGATGGGTTACAGGACGGTGGATTTGGTGGAATATTTGAAATGTTATTGCCACTATTATTGATTTCCGGATTAT TGATGTCATTAGGTATTGGTGTGACCACCACTACAGCAAGTACAACTACAATGTCTACAGCCACAACAA CTGCAGCCACCTCTGTCGCAGTAACAACCGCAGCTGCCGCTACCACTGCGGCTGTTGCTACCACGGCTGCTGTTACAACTGTGGGTACCACCGCCGTAGCTCCCGCGCCAGCACCCTAG